A genomic segment from Triticum dicoccoides isolate Atlit2015 ecotype Zavitan chromosome 1A, WEW_v2.0, whole genome shotgun sequence encodes:
- the LOC119295185 gene encoding protein ANTAGONIST OF LIKE HETEROCHROMATIN PROTEIN 1-like, which produces MPNRRRKREPDDGGGAGGDESKRDLDLRITNILAEYRAPRPARRAFPLLELNGRLLAEEDEEGEAEVVSPLTAPAPAPALPVVVVDGRPSKRRVVAGGGGGGGDEASPYQRRLWVKDRSSEWWELRSSPGYPEAEFLREFRMGRATFGMVCDALGAAVAKEDTALRAAIPVRQRVAVCVWRLATGEPLRLVSKRFGIGISTCHKLVLEVCAAIRSILMPRFLRWPDRGSAAAAAVKASFEASSGVPDVVGAMYTTHIPIIAPKVHVASYFNRRHTERNQKTSYSITLQGVVGPDGSFTDVCIGWPGSLADDQVLDKSALQQRAAAGMMEGSWVVGGASYPLTDWCLVPYTHQNLTWTQHAFNEKVADLRGVAVDAFSRLKSRWACLQKRTEVKLQDLPVVLGACCVLHNICEARGEAMPPELRVEVEDDLTVLDNPVRSDAAAKARDKIAHNLLHRGLAGTAFF; this is translated from the coding sequence CGGGGATGAGAGCAAGAGGGATCTTGATTTGCGCATCACCAACATCCTGGCCGAGTACCGCGCGCCCCGCCCCGCCCGCCGCGCGTTCCCCCTCCTCGAGCTCAACGGCCGGCTTCTtgcggaggaggacgaggagggggAGGCCGAGGTCGTCTCCCCGCTCACCGCCCCGGCCCCGGCCCCGGCCCTGCCGGTCGTGGTCGTCGACGGGCGGCCGTCCAAGCGCCGGGTCGTCgctggcggaggaggaggaggaggggacgaGGCCTCGCCGTACCAGCGCCGGCTGTGGGTCAAGGACCGGTCCAGCGAGTGGTGGGAGCTGCGGAGCAGCCCGGGGTACCCGGAGGCGGAGTTCTTGCGGGAGTTCCGGATGGGCCGCGCCACGTTCGGCATGGTCTGCGACGCGCTCGGCGCCGCCGTCGCCAAGGAGGACACGGCGCTCCGCGCCGCCATCCCGGTGCGGCAGCGCGTGGCCGTCTGCGTCTGGCGGCTCGCCACGGGCGAGCCGCTCCGGCTCGTCTCCAAGCGGTTCGGCATCGGCATCTCCACCTGCCACAAGCTGGTCCTGGAGGTGTGCGCCGCCATCCGCTCCATCCTCATGCCGCGCTTCCTCCGGTGGCCCGACCgcggctccgccgccgccgccgccgtcaaggCCAGCTTCGAGGCCAGCTCCGGGGTGCCGGACGTGGTGGGCGCCATGTACACCACCCACATCCCCATCATCGCGCCCAAGGTGCACGTCGCCTCCTACTTCAACCGCCGGCACACGGAGCGCAACCAGAAGACGTCCTACTCCATCACGCTGCAGGGGGTGGTCGGCCCCGACGGCTCCTTCACCGACGTCTGCATCGGCTGGCCGGGGTCCCTGGCCGACGACCAGGTGCTCGACAAGTCGGCGCTGCAGCAGCGCGCCGCGGCCGGGATGATGGAGGGGTCCTGGGTGGTCGGCGGCGCCAGCTACCCGCTCACCGACTGGTGCCTCGTCCCCTACACCCACCAGAACCTCACCTGGACGCAGCACGCCTTCAACGAGAAGGTGGCCGACCTCCGGGGGGTGGCCGTGGACGCCTTCTCGCGCCTCAAGAGCCGGTGGGCGTGCCTGCAGAAGCGCACCGAGGTGAAGCTCCAGGACCTGCCCGTGGTGCTCGGCGCCTGCTGCGTGCTGCACAACATCTGCGAGGCCAGAGGGGAGGCCATGCCGCCGGAGCTCCgggtggaggtggaggacgacctcACCGTGCTGGACAACCCCGTGCGCTCCGACGCCGCCGCCAAGGCCAGGGACAAGATCGCGCACAACCTCCTCCACCGCGGCCTCGCCGGCACAGCCTTCTTCTAA